In Halobacteroides halobius DSM 5150, the genomic window AACTTCGTTACGCTATAAATTCCACTTATTCCACTAATCATAGCAACCGCTATATCTGCTATTGTTTCATCACTTACTATTGCTACTAAAAAAGATAATCCTACAGTAAATATTATTGCTATATCCGTATCAACTAAAACAGCAACCAAAATTGAAGCTGCCGCTATAGGAACCAAAAACGAAGGGTAGTTAGTAGGTAAATAATTTGCTAGCCTAGCTAGCAAGAGGATAATAATTGGCAATAACCCCAACAGATATAATTGACTCATATTATTTAATACCTGCCTATGATATTGATAGATATATATAATAATTACCCCTAACATAATCAATATTATCACAGAGTAACCAATAATATTTGAATAATCTACTTTAGGATCCCTTAATCCTAGTAACTTTAACTTCTGAACATCTTTTTCAGTAACTACCCGCCCGTGTCGAATAATAATCTCACCCTTATGAATTGTCCGTTTAACAGGCTTTATTCTTTCTTTAGCTCTTTCTTTTCTTTTTCGGGTTTCTCTTAAATCTAAAATAAGATTAGGTTCAATAGTCTGTTGAGTAATATTCTTAACTAATTGATTATATTGTCTAGATCTACCTATTTTAGATACTTCTCGTTTCATCTGTTCTTTGACCTGCGCTAGATAATCACTTTTTACGCCTCTAGTCAAATACTTGACTAATATTGCTAAAATATCTTCTTTGAGATTATTAATTTTCTCTAACTTTAACTTTAATAAATAAGTATAATCTTCTCTCGCTAATCTTAACTTTGTTCGTGCTTTAATATTACTAACCCTAATCTCTAATTTACTATCCCTTTTTCTAAAATCCTTTACTAAAGCAAAAAAGTGATTAACCTCTTTTTTTATTTCTCTTAAAACTGTCACATCTTCTTCATAAACTTTAGATACTGCATCAGCTGCTTCTTCCTTAAGTTCTTCAGTTCTTTTATGATCAATATATTTAATCGTTTTAGGAGCCTTAATATCATTATCACTAACTTGTCCTACCTCTAAATCAACTCTATCAGGTAAAAAATCAATAGTTATTAATAAAGCTAAGACAAGAAAAACAAATATCCCCCAGACTAGTTGTTGAAATAATTTATTCTTATAAAAATCAAATTTACTTTCTTCAACCTTTTCTACCATATATCCCCACAATTTCATAATATCCACCCCTAAAACTTACTCCAGTGCTTTATAAGCAGCAATAATTTCTTTTACCAAACGATGCCTCACTACATCACGGTTAGTTAAATAAACAAAATTAATCCCTTTAATTTTTTCTAAGATTTCTTTTGCTTGTACTAAACCAGACCGTTTTTTATGTGGTAGGTCAACTTGAGTGATATCCCCATTAATTACAGCTTGAGAATTACGTCCTAAGCGAGTTAAAAACATTTTCATTTGTTCTCTTGTAGTATTTTGAGCTTCATCTAAAATTACAAATGAATCTTTTAGAGTTCTTCCTCGCATATACGCTAAAGGAGCTATTTCTATAACTTTTTTCTCTAGTAGTTGTTCTACTTTACCAGTTCCTAAAACTTCATATAAAGAATCATAAACAGGACGCAAATAAGGGTCTACCTTCTCTTGTAAATCTCCCGGTAAAAATCCTAAATTTTCTCCCGCTTCAATAGCTGGTCTCGTTAAAATAATGCGCTTAACTTGGTTACTCATTAAAGCATTGACTGCCATTACAACCGCTAAGAAAGTCTTTCCAGTTCCAGCCGGGCCAACCCCAAATACTATATCATCTTGACGAATAGCATCAACATATATCTTTTGACCTAATGTCTTGGGTCTAATCTTTTGACCAGAACTGGTAACTTGAATAATATCAGAATATATTTCTTGTAAAGAAAATTTATCTTCTTTAATTAATTCAATAGCATACTCAATCTCTTGACTAGTTAAACTTCCTTTCTCTTTAACTACCTCATCTAATTGTTGGAATAAATCTAATACTCTATCAACTGATTTTTCTGCCCCAGTTGCTTTAATTAAATTACCACGAGCAATAATTTCTACATCAAGATCTTCTTCAATTAATTCTAGGGTCTTATCTTGATTTCCAAAAATGCTAATTGCAGAGTGATTGTTACTTAATTCTAACTCTTTTGTTAGTTCCTCCAACTAATTATTCCCTCCTAGTTCCAATTTCTTCTTCGACTTCAACTAATGCTTTTATTCTCACTAGTTGTTCATTATTATTTGTTTCAATCAATTTTAACTTACTATTCAATATTATAGCTTCTTTTTCTATTCGTTGCAAGATACTATCTATAGCTCTTTCTTTAGCTAATTCTTTAGCTTGCTTAAAACTCCTTACTTCTTTAAACTCTTTTATCTGAATATATTTCCTTATAACTACTTCTAGGGGGAATTCATAATTCCTCCATTGAGGTAGTGATTTTACCTCTTCTTTAACTAAAAAATTAGCATAAGGAGGTTTACTTGGGCCTTTTAATACATACTCTTGGTCATTCAACTTAATGATTAAACTAGTTTTATAATTTCCTGTTGGCTGCTGATAATATTCAACTAATTTTGCTTCTCCGTATCCTTTATACCACACATTAGCTTTAATCATACCTTCTGCTTTTACTTTCTTTATTTTAAATTCGTCTATTTCTTCTTTATTAGTAGTTGCTTCTGCTTTCTTTTTTACCTTAACTTCCCGACTAATTAATACATCCCCTCGCTGAACTACCATTCCCTCTTCAACTTGAGGGCTACCTCTTAAAACAATTAACTCTTTGATAACACCTGATTTTTCAGCTATTA contains:
- the yqfD gene encoding sporulation protein YqfD — protein: MFQKLYDLLRGYLQLKITGNQFNKLVNLLMLQGVELWNIVRIEDTFYANINFKDFNRIRSSVRKTDCKVTIYQRKGFPFWIDKLMGRKVLAIGIVFVIVSIYIMSHFVLFIEIKGTKELKEEEIISLLNQVEIYPGVLKSSIPLHDLTDFIIENKPRVSWANVYFQGTKLIVQIVEKELLDTEINPSDIIAEKSGVIKELIVLRGSPQVEEGMVVQRGDVLISREVKVKKKAEATTNKEEIDEFKIKKVKAEGMIKANVWYKGYGEAKLVEYYQQPTGNYKTSLIIKLNDQEYVLKGPSKPPYANFLVKEEVKSLPQWRNYEFPLEVVIRKYIQIKEFKEVRSFKQAKELAKERAIDSILQRIEKEAIILNSKLKLIETNNNEQLVRIKALVEVEEEIGTRRE
- a CDS encoding PhoH family protein translates to MEELTKELELSNNHSAISIFGNQDKTLELIEEDLDVEIIARGNLIKATGAEKSVDRVLDLFQQLDEVVKEKGSLTSQEIEYAIELIKEDKFSLQEIYSDIIQVTSSGQKIRPKTLGQKIYVDAIRQDDIVFGVGPAGTGKTFLAVVMAVNALMSNQVKRIILTRPAIEAGENLGFLPGDLQEKVDPYLRPVYDSLYEVLGTGKVEQLLEKKVIEIAPLAYMRGRTLKDSFVILDEAQNTTREQMKMFLTRLGRNSQAVINGDITQVDLPHKKRSGLVQAKEILEKIKGINFVYLTNRDVVRHRLVKEIIAAYKALE
- a CDS encoding HD family phosphohydrolase is translated as MKLWGYMVEKVEESKFDFYKNKLFQQLVWGIFVFLVLALLITIDFLPDRVDLEVGQVSDNDIKAPKTIKYIDHKRTEELKEEAADAVSKVYEEDVTVLREIKKEVNHFFALVKDFRKRDSKLEIRVSNIKARTKLRLAREDYTYLLKLKLEKINNLKEDILAILVKYLTRGVKSDYLAQVKEQMKREVSKIGRSRQYNQLVKNITQQTIEPNLILDLRETRKRKERAKERIKPVKRTIHKGEIIIRHGRVVTEKDVQKLKLLGLRDPKVDYSNIIGYSVIILIMLGVIIIYIYQYHRQVLNNMSQLYLLGLLPIIILLLARLANYLPTNYPSFLVPIAAASILVAVLVDTDIAIIFTVGLSFLVAIVSDETIADIAVAMISGISGIYSVTKLSQRSDLVRAGFIVGGASSLTIFAFLLTNPVLELVSFLKIVPLGIINGVVVAIITNGLLPYVENIFGITSPVKLLELSNPNHPLLKRLLVKAPGTYHHSIIVGNLAEAAADTVEADSLLARVGAYYHDIGKIKRSYFFIENQIGDENPHDKLSPNLSTLIITSHVKDGVEMANNYKLPEVIVDIIKQHHGESLVSYFYQEAAYDDKYENVDESEFRYPGPRPQTKEAALIMLADTVEAAVRSNIAVQSNPDKLEKFVTDLIKAKLNSGQLDESDLTLKDLDKIASSFVNILKGIFHNRIEYPDNIAQQFKEGEAKNDSSN